The following are encoded together in the Pan troglodytes isolate AG18354 chromosome 6, NHGRI_mPanTro3-v2.0_pri, whole genome shotgun sequence genome:
- the SLC37A3 gene encoding sugar phosphate exchanger 3 isoform X2: MICPPRPPQVWGLQIWSSNHLFPSAEKATLFLGTLDTIFLFSYAVGLFISGIVGDRLNLRWVLSFGMCSSALVVFVFGALTEWLRFYNKWLYCCLWIVNGLLQSTGWPCVVAVMGNWFGKAGRGVVFGLWSACASVGNILGACLASSVLQYGYEYAFLVTASVQFAGGIVIFFGLLVSPEEIGLSGIEAEENFEEDSHRPLINGGENEDEYEPNYSIQDDSSVAQVKAISFYQACCLPGVIPYSLAYACLKLVNYSFFFWLPFYLSNNFGWKEAEADKLSIWYDVGGIIGGTLQGFISDVLQKRAPVLALSLLLAVGSLIGYSRSPNDKSINALLMTVTGFFIGGPSNMISSAISADLGRQELIQRSSEALATVTGIVDGSGSIGAAVGQYLVSLIRDKLGWMWVFYFFILMTSCTIVFISPLIVREIFSLVLRRQAHILRE, from the exons ATCTGGAGCAGCAACCATTTGTTCCCCAGTGCAGAGAAAGCGACTCTTTTCCTCGGAACACTGGATACCATTTTCCTCTTCTCCTATGCTGTG gGCCTATTCATCAGTGGCATCGTTGGGGATCGGTTGAATTTGCGATGGGTTCTGTCTTTTGGCATGTGCTCTTCTGCATTAGTG GTGTTTGTCTTTGGTGCGCTCACAGAATGGCTGCGTTTCTACAACAAATGGCTGTACTGCTGCCTGTGGATTGTGAACGGCCTGCTGCAGTCCACTGGTTGGCCCTGTGTGGTTGCTGTTATGGGCAACTGGTTTGGGAAAGCCGG ACGAGGAGTTGTTTTTGGTCTCTGGAGTGCCTGTGCTTCGGTGGGCAACATTTTGGGAGCGTGCCTAGCTTCTTCTGTTCTTCAGTATGGTTATGAG TATGCCTTTCTGGTGACGGCGTCTGTGCAGTTTGCTGGTGGGATCGTTATCTTCTTTGGACTCCTGGTGTCACCAGAAGAAATTG GTCTCTCGGGTATTGAGGCAGAAGAAAACTTTGAAGAAGACTCACACAGGCCATTAATTAATGGTGGTGAAAATGAAGACGAATATGAGCCGAATTATTCAATCCAAGATGATAGTTCTGTTGCCCAAGTCAAGGCGATAAGCTTCTACCAGGCGTGTTGCCTTCCTGGAGTCATACCG TACTCACTGGCCTACGCCTGCTTGAAGTTAGTGAATTACTCCTTCTTCTTCTGGCTCCCCTTTTATCTGAGTAACAACTTCGGCTGGAAGGAGGCGGAAGCCGACAAGCTGTCCATTTGGTACGACGTTGGAGGGATCATAG GTGGAACTTTGCAAGGCTTCATCTCCGATGTACTACAGAAGAGAGCGCCGGTTCTTGCCCTGAGTCTGCTTCTGGCAGTTGGGTCCCTCATCGGGTATAGTC GTTCTCCAAATGATAAGTCCATCAATGCCCTTCTGATGACTGTTACAG GATTTTTTATTGGTGGACCTTCTAATATGATTAGTTCTGCTATTTCTGCGGACTTGGgtcgccaggagctcatccaaAGGAGCAGTGAAGCTTTGGCCACTGTCACAGGAATTGTGGATGGTTCGGGGAGCATTGGAGCTGCAGTGGGCCAG TATTTAGTGTCTCTGATCCGGGACAAGCTAGGATGGATGTGggttttctactttttcattcTCATG ACAAGTTGTACAATTGTGTTTATCTCGCCATTAATAGTGAGGGAAATATTCTCTCTCGTGCTAAGGAGACAGGCTCACATATTGAGGGAGTGA